One window from the genome of Bacillus weihaiensis encodes:
- a CDS encoding TRAP transporter permease: protein MNHDSLSDKEQQELLEKYDPEAGTRKLSGIIGWIAFIGLLAFSLFQLYTAIFGVFTAQIQRTIHLGFALTLIFLLFPANRKKKKNHRLQIAWYDGLLALLSIGVGLYWPLFFEKLVMSVGRLSTLDFIVGILAILLVLEATRRAVGLPITIIAVVFLLYGYLGPYMPGFLSHRGLTSERLVQTMFFTTEGILGTPLAVSSTFIFLFLLFGAFLVRTGVGQYFNDLAVTIAGRSIGGPAKVAIFSSALQGTISGSSVANVVTSGSFTIPMMKKLGYKREFAGAVEAAASTGGQLMPPIMGAAAFLMVEFIGNGITYWEIAKAAAIPALLYFAGIWIMTHFEAKRIGLRGLTKEEMPNRKEVLKRLYLLTPIVAVIVLLMSGVIVTHAALYAILIAIIVGFLNKETRMGPKEFILALVEGARSALGVAAATAAAGIIVGIVTKTGLGLKLANGLIDLAGGYLIPTLMLTMVAAIVLGMGSPTTANYVITSTIAAPAIILLGVPDISAHLFVFYFGIIADITPPVALAAFAAAGVAGGEPLRTGINSAKLAIAAFIIPYIFVLSPQLLMVDTTWKELLWVIVTALSGMIAIGASIIGFWMRKLLNVERAIALIVGLLLIYPEGISDVIGIIAFVGLLTLQLFFKNNSKIKKLEA from the coding sequence ATGAATCATGATAGTCTTTCGGATAAAGAACAACAAGAGCTGCTCGAAAAATATGATCCCGAAGCAGGAACAAGAAAGCTGTCTGGAATCATCGGTTGGATCGCCTTCATTGGATTATTAGCCTTTTCCTTATTTCAGTTATATACAGCAATATTTGGGGTGTTTACAGCACAGATTCAACGAACCATTCACTTAGGGTTCGCGCTAACGCTCATCTTTTTATTGTTTCCTGCAAACCGCAAAAAGAAGAAAAACCACCGATTGCAAATTGCGTGGTATGATGGATTACTCGCTTTACTCAGTATAGGAGTCGGCTTATATTGGCCACTCTTTTTTGAAAAATTAGTCATGAGTGTTGGGAGACTCTCAACCTTAGATTTTATTGTAGGGATTCTTGCGATTTTACTAGTATTAGAAGCGACTAGGCGTGCAGTGGGCTTACCTATAACCATTATTGCCGTGGTGTTTCTTTTATATGGATATCTAGGACCTTATATGCCAGGCTTTCTCTCTCATCGTGGTTTAACATCTGAACGCTTAGTTCAAACGATGTTTTTTACAACAGAGGGGATACTTGGAACACCGTTAGCGGTTTCTTCCACCTTTATTTTCTTATTCCTTCTATTCGGTGCCTTTTTAGTTCGAACAGGAGTAGGGCAATATTTTAACGACTTGGCTGTCACAATCGCTGGTCGAAGCATTGGGGGACCAGCTAAGGTAGCGATATTCTCTAGTGCCTTACAAGGAACAATTAGTGGTAGCTCAGTTGCAAACGTTGTAACATCGGGTTCCTTCACCATTCCAATGATGAAAAAATTAGGCTATAAAAGAGAATTCGCAGGAGCGGTAGAAGCCGCAGCCTCGACAGGTGGACAATTAATGCCGCCAATCATGGGAGCTGCAGCCTTCTTAATGGTCGAATTCATCGGAAACGGAATTACCTATTGGGAAATTGCCAAAGCAGCTGCGATTCCAGCCCTTCTTTACTTTGCAGGAATATGGATCATGACCCACTTTGAAGCAAAGCGAATTGGGTTAAGAGGGCTAACGAAGGAAGAAATGCCTAATCGTAAAGAAGTTCTGAAAAGGCTTTATCTTTTAACACCCATAGTAGCCGTTATTGTCCTATTAATGTCAGGAGTGATTGTGACACACGCAGCCCTTTACGCAATCTTAATTGCCATTATCGTCGGGTTTTTAAACAAAGAGACGAGAATGGGACCTAAGGAATTTATTTTGGCTTTAGTAGAAGGAGCTCGATCCGCATTAGGAGTAGCCGCTGCCACAGCTGCAGCAGGTATCATTGTGGGAATCGTGACAAAAACGGGGTTAGGCCTAAAATTAGCAAATGGTCTAATCGATTTAGCAGGAGGCTACTTAATTCCAACCTTAATGCTAACGATGGTTGCAGCCATTGTCCTTGGAATGGGCTCACCTACAACAGCCAATTACGTTATTACATCCACAATTGCAGCACCAGCAATTATTTTACTTGGTGTTCCAGATATATCTGCCCACTTATTTGTATTTTATTTTGGAATCATTGCAGATATTACGCCACCAGTTGCACTTGCAGCCTTTGCAGCAGCTGGGGTAGCAGGAGGAGAGCCATTACGAACCGGCATCAATTCAGCCAAACTAGCTATAGCCGCCTTCATCATCCCGTATATATTTGTTCTATCTCCTCAGCTCCTAATGGTTGATACAACATGGAAAGAATTACTTTGGGTAATCGTTACAGCCTTATCAGGTATGATTGCAATTGGAGCAAGTATCATAGGCTTCTGGATGAGAAAACTCTTAAACGTGGAACGTGCAATCGCCCTGATAGTGGGGTTACTTCTAATTTATCCTGAAGGAATATCAGATGTCATAGGGATCATTGCCTTTGTAGGATTATTAACGCTTCAATTATTCTTTAAGAATAATAGTAAGATCAAAAAGCTAGAAGCATAG
- a CDS encoding SCO family protein encodes MKKIISSMIAVLVLVGCSQSINLEEHFSLNGTVEALKATNQDGDTVTMADYEDDIWLATFIFTNCDTVCSPMTAHIATLQEQMRDEKVEAKLVSFSIDPEVDTPEVLKEFGRKFGAEYDNWDFLTGYTQEEIEIFSNKSYLAPAAKLEGSTQFVHSTSIYLMKGNQVLEQYDAVSDVPYEKIIEDIKLLQ; translated from the coding sequence ATGAAAAAAATCATAAGTAGTATGATTGCTGTTTTAGTGTTGGTAGGCTGCTCACAGTCTATCAACCTAGAAGAGCATTTTTCTTTAAATGGTACAGTAGAAGCGCTAAAGGCAACAAATCAAGATGGAGATACCGTCACAATGGCAGATTACGAGGATGACATTTGGTTAGCAACATTTATCTTTACAAATTGTGATACCGTTTGTTCACCAATGACTGCTCATATCGCCACACTTCAAGAACAAATGAGAGATGAAAAGGTGGAGGCAAAGCTTGTATCGTTTAGTATTGATCCAGAAGTGGATACACCGGAAGTATTAAAAGAATTTGGACGTAAATTTGGTGCTGAATACGATAACTGGGACTTCCTAACAGGCTACACACAGGAAGAAATTGAAATCTTCTCGAATAAAAGCTACCTTGCTCCAGCAGCAAAGCTCGAAGGATCAACCCAATTTGTCCACAGCACATCCATCTACTTAATGAAGGGGAATCAAGTCCTCGAACAATACGACGCAGTCTCTGACGTACCATATGAAAAAATCATCGAAGATATCAAACTATTACAATAA
- a CDS encoding SU10 major capsid protein yields the protein MFTSENFTKTEQISLSQEIAIIGVQATPFTSMLMAKGNIEKALSTVYTWREKTLDQTDDLSALEGEDTTEFFESARAELSNILEIFKKGASLSGTAIAMKRNQLAEEVNDRLLELKINMEKKFINGLKADGSVTPFKRQLSGLIEMADASNAVSVTGVVTEEKVKEVMRKLWNQDLAEGTVYAFLNADLKEQVDNIYKDKYGYNHVTTSFGLLVESINTNYGKVNFVLSKHVPADKIVVFNDAYVDLVYLREPHFEALAKTGDSVKGHVIAESTLKVGSKKAVAVVTVTE from the coding sequence ATGTTTACATCTGAAAACTTTACTAAAACTGAACAAATTTCATTATCACAAGAAATTGCTATTATCGGTGTGCAAGCAACTCCATTTACTTCTATGCTTATGGCAAAAGGTAACATTGAGAAAGCACTTAGCACAGTTTATACATGGAGAGAAAAAACATTGGATCAAACTGATGATTTATCAGCACTTGAAGGTGAAGATACTACAGAATTTTTCGAGTCTGCTAGAGCAGAATTATCTAACATTCTTGAAATCTTTAAAAAAGGTGCTTCATTAAGTGGAACAGCAATTGCTATGAAACGTAACCAATTAGCAGAAGAAGTTAATGACCGTTTACTTGAATTGAAAATTAACATGGAGAAAAAGTTTATCAATGGATTAAAGGCAGATGGTTCTGTAACTCCATTCAAACGTCAATTATCAGGTCTTATTGAAATGGCAGACGCTTCTAATGCTGTAAGTGTTACTGGTGTTGTTACAGAGGAAAAAGTTAAAGAGGTAATGCGTAAACTTTGGAATCAAGATTTAGCAGAAGGTACAGTATATGCTTTCCTTAATGCAGATTTAAAGGAACAAGTTGATAACATCTACAAAGACAAATATGGTTACAATCACGTAACTACATCATTTGGTCTATTAGTTGAATCAATCAATACTAATTACGGTAAAGTGAACTTTGTTCTATCTAAACATGTTCCAGCAGATAAGATTGTTGTGTTTAATGACGCTTATGTTGATTTAGTTTACCTTCGTGAGCCACACTTTGAAGCACTTGCTAAAACAGGTGATTCAGTTAAAGGTCATGTAATTGCTGAATCTACTCTTAAAGTTGGTTCTAAGAAAGCAGTAGCAGTTGTGACTGTTACAGAATAA
- a CDS encoding TAXI family TRAP transporter solute-binding subunit yields MKKLRTSLLFILMLAFVMVIAACGSGDSSSTEGNEGTTETDENTEASQDLSFLTGGTGGTYYPLGGQIGKVMTDNSNAKITPQTSGASAENMETLRAGEAELAFTQTDIAAYAVEGKEMFEGNAIDSIQAIGSLYPETVQLVTTAKSGIESVEDLKGKSVSIGAPGSGVYINAMQLLEIHGLSTDDIKPQNLSFDESTDGIQAGTIDAAFITAGTPTGAVEALSAQADIVIVPIASEKVAELIEAYPYYAEDTVTSGTYGIDADVSTVAVKAMLVVTKDLDEALVYELTKAMFENTDKITHAKGEFITPESALEGLGNLELHPGAAKYYEEKGLK; encoded by the coding sequence TTGAAGAAATTGCGTACTAGCTTGTTGTTTATTTTAATGCTTGCCTTTGTCATGGTCATTGCCGCTTGTGGAAGTGGAGATAGTAGTTCTACAGAAGGTAATGAAGGGACAACTGAAACAGATGAAAATACAGAGGCAAGTCAAGATCTTAGCTTCTTAACAGGTGGTACGGGTGGTACATATTATCCACTTGGGGGGCAAATTGGTAAGGTAATGACGGATAACTCAAATGCAAAAATTACACCTCAAACATCAGGTGCTTCTGCTGAAAATATGGAAACCTTACGAGCAGGTGAAGCAGAATTAGCGTTTACACAAACAGATATTGCTGCCTATGCAGTAGAGGGAAAAGAAATGTTTGAAGGAAATGCGATTGACTCGATTCAAGCAATCGGTTCCCTTTACCCAGAAACGGTTCAGCTTGTCACAACTGCAAAAAGTGGAATAGAAAGTGTAGAAGATTTAAAAGGAAAATCTGTATCAATCGGAGCTCCTGGTTCGGGTGTATATATTAATGCGATGCAACTATTAGAGATTCATGGTTTATCAACAGATGATATTAAGCCTCAGAATCTATCATTTGATGAATCAACGGATGGCATTCAAGCAGGTACAATTGATGCGGCTTTCATTACTGCGGGTACACCAACAGGGGCAGTTGAAGCATTATCAGCACAAGCTGACATTGTGATTGTGCCAATCGCTAGTGAAAAAGTAGCTGAGCTGATTGAAGCATATCCATATTACGCAGAGGACACAGTAACATCTGGTACGTATGGAATTGATGCAGACGTGAGTACTGTTGCTGTTAAAGCTATGCTTGTCGTGACAAAGGACCTTGACGAAGCGTTAGTCTATGAGTTGACAAAAGCTATGTTTGAAAATACGGACAAAATCACTCATGCAAAAGGGGAATTTATCACACCAGAATCAGCATTAGAAGGACTTGGGAATCTTGAATTACACCCAGGTGCTGCGAAGTATTATGAGGAAAAAGGGTTAAAATAA
- a CDS encoding DUF1850 domain-containing protein, which yields MKKRFLLVGSSFLFLIFVLFTPYQHVLSFTYEDTEKMLAYVKLSNKGSFSIQYTHSIHLSDVVESYSYNENHIILKELSFEDFAVGMPSNAEGNEIFEVKDNRYSIKKMNRTFLFIDLRIGQVRANHQLLYKNKSYTLADTLHAGEWVRISMKKLSIWQQLKGVKLHES from the coding sequence ATGAAAAAACGTTTCTTGCTAGTAGGCAGCAGCTTCCTTTTCCTGATCTTCGTCTTGTTTACTCCCTATCAACATGTTCTCTCCTTTACGTATGAAGATACAGAAAAAATGCTTGCTTATGTAAAACTTTCTAATAAAGGTTCATTTTCTATTCAATATACACATTCAATCCATTTATCGGATGTCGTTGAATCGTATTCATACAACGAAAATCACATAATCTTAAAGGAATTATCCTTTGAGGATTTTGCAGTAGGAATGCCGTCAAATGCAGAAGGTAATGAGATTTTTGAAGTGAAGGATAATCGCTATTCTATTAAAAAGATGAATCGAACCTTTCTTTTTATTGACCTACGAATTGGACAAGTGAGAGCGAACCACCAGTTACTTTATAAAAACAAGTCGTACACTCTAGCGGATACCCTTCATGCTGGTGAATGGGTACGAATATCAATGAAGAAACTCTCAATTTGGCAACAGCTGAAAGGAGTGAAATTACATGAATCATGA
- a CDS encoding methionine biosynthesis PLP-dependent protein has product MSQRIETKLAQIGNRSENITGTVNPPVYFSTAYRHAGIGESTGFDYIRTGNPTRLLVEQAIADLEHGDRGFAFSSGMAAIQTIMALFESGDELLVSSDLYGGTYRLFEREWRKYGLSFQYDSFTNPEHTETLINEKTKALFIETPTNPLMQETDVQSLVELAKKHNLLVIVDNTFYTPVIQTPILDGADLVIHSATKYLGGHNDVLAGLVVTKGKELSEEFFIHQNAIGAVLSPFDSWLLMRGMKTLSLRMRQHEANAKQVAEFLEESPDIQDVLYPGKGGMLSFRFKDEKWVNPFLKQLKTITFAESLGGIESFITYPATQTHMDIPEEIRIANGVCNKLLRFSVGVEHAEDIIDDLKQAFVKMKGAEAVEQS; this is encoded by the coding sequence ATGAGTCAACGTATTGAAACGAAATTAGCACAAATCGGAAACCGTAGCGAAAATATCACAGGAACTGTAAATCCACCTGTGTACTTTTCAACAGCTTATCGTCATGCAGGCATTGGTGAATCAACAGGCTTTGATTATATCCGAACTGGCAATCCAACAAGATTACTAGTTGAACAGGCAATTGCGGATCTTGAACATGGTGACAGGGGCTTTGCGTTTAGCTCTGGGATGGCTGCTATCCAAACGATTATGGCTTTATTCGAAAGTGGAGATGAACTACTTGTTTCCTCTGATTTATACGGTGGTACATATCGCCTTTTTGAAAGAGAATGGAGAAAATATGGACTTTCCTTTCAATACGACTCTTTTACAAATCCAGAGCATACAGAAACACTTATAAATGAAAAAACGAAGGCCCTATTTATTGAAACACCAACAAATCCATTAATGCAGGAAACGGATGTTCAATCCCTTGTCGAACTGGCAAAAAAGCACAATCTACTCGTTATTGTTGATAACACGTTTTATACACCAGTCATTCAAACACCAATCCTAGATGGAGCTGATCTTGTCATTCATAGTGCGACCAAATATTTAGGTGGTCATAATGATGTGTTAGCGGGTCTAGTTGTAACAAAAGGAAAAGAGCTAAGTGAAGAGTTCTTTATCCATCAAAATGCCATTGGAGCCGTTTTATCTCCATTTGACTCATGGTTATTAATGAGAGGAATGAAAACTTTATCTTTACGCATGAGACAGCATGAAGCAAATGCGAAACAGGTTGCTGAGTTTTTAGAAGAGTCCCCTGATATCCAGGATGTCCTTTACCCAGGTAAAGGTGGGATGCTTTCGTTTCGTTTTAAGGATGAGAAGTGGGTGAATCCATTCTTAAAGCAATTAAAAACTATTACATTCGCAGAAAGTCTAGGTGGAATTGAGAGCTTCATAACGTATCCAGCAACACAAACACATATGGATATCCCAGAAGAAATTCGTATAGCAAACGGTGTGTGTAATAAGCTACTACGTTTTTCTGTAGGTGTAGAGCATGCCGAAGATATTATAGACGATTTAAAGCAAGCATTTGTGAAAATGAAGGGAGCTGAAGCTGTTGAGCAATCATGA
- a CDS encoding anti-repressor SinI family protein has product MTEPTKSEWLELFLEAKKIGLTIEQIKSFLINQKGEPK; this is encoded by the coding sequence ATGACTGAACCAACTAAAAGTGAATGGTTGGAATTGTTCTTGGAAGCGAAAAAAATTGGGTTGACGATTGAACAGATTAAATCATTTTTAATTAATCAAAAGGGGGAGCCAAAATGA
- a CDS encoding helix-turn-helix domain-containing protein codes for MIKKDEYFLKRRQKKISMKELAKNIGCSQSLISRYETGDCGMSDSKIKRYREYIDKK; via the coding sequence ATGATTAAAAAGGATGAGTATTTTTTAAAACGTAGACAAAAGAAAATTTCAATGAAGGAATTAGCAAAAAATATAGGCTGTAGCCAATCATTGATCAGTCGCTATGAGACTGGTGATTGTGGTATGAGTGACAGCAAAATAAAGAGATATAGAGAATACATAGATAAAAAATAA
- a CDS encoding nuclease-related domain-containing protein → MIAKPRTYPKHLKALEALQARISHDHPVYERVKENIAKRAAGYRGEQGIDYYLSFLDENKYTILHDVRLFDGTHFFQIDTLILSKKFILILEVKNIAGTLTFDQTFHQLIRQLDEKVEGFADPILQIQRQTLQLRKWLAPHSEWKQIPIKSLVIISTPRTIVKSINSMKEISELVIHTAKLPFRVAELEHSLSKNILSEKQRHQLTTTLLKHHLPKDSDILSQYGLSQEEIIKGVFCPACSFIPIQYYRGKWLCPHCNHNSKHAHKKALEEYSLIFSPVITNSELRNFLLVPSTMAANRLFHSLNLSFEGKNKARKYFLEGLYQN, encoded by the coding sequence ATGATCGCAAAACCACGTACATATCCTAAACATTTGAAGGCATTGGAAGCGTTGCAAGCAAGAATATCTCATGATCATCCTGTATACGAGCGAGTGAAGGAAAATATCGCTAAACGAGCAGCTGGCTATAGGGGAGAACAAGGAATTGATTACTATTTAAGCTTCTTAGATGAAAACAAGTACACAATTTTACATGATGTTCGATTATTTGATGGAACTCACTTCTTTCAGATCGACACACTCATACTTTCGAAGAAATTCATTCTAATTCTAGAGGTGAAAAATATTGCGGGTACACTAACATTTGATCAAACCTTTCATCAATTAATCCGCCAACTGGATGAGAAAGTCGAAGGGTTTGCAGATCCAATTCTTCAAATTCAACGACAAACGTTACAGCTGAGGAAATGGCTTGCGCCTCATTCTGAGTGGAAACAAATTCCAATTAAATCCTTAGTCATTATTAGTACACCTAGAACGATAGTGAAATCAATCAATTCAATGAAGGAAATATCCGAACTCGTCATTCATACTGCGAAGCTTCCTTTTAGGGTAGCAGAATTAGAACACTCTCTTTCGAAAAATATACTAAGTGAAAAGCAACGACATCAATTAACTACTACTCTACTCAAGCATCATCTCCCGAAAGATTCCGATATTTTAAGTCAATATGGACTATCGCAAGAAGAAATCATTAAAGGCGTTTTTTGTCCGGCATGCTCTTTCATCCCCATTCAATACTATAGAGGGAAATGGCTTTGTCCGCATTGTAACCACAATTCAAAACATGCTCATAAGAAAGCATTAGAGGAATATTCTCTTATCTTTTCCCCTGTAATCACGAATTCAGAGCTAAGAAATTTTCTACTTGTCCCCTCAACAATGGCTGCTAATAGACTTTTCCATTCTTTAAATCTATCTTTTGAAGGAAAGAACAAAGCAAGAAAGTATTTTTTGGAGGGGCTCTATCAGAACTAA
- the metC gene encoding cystathionine beta-lyase: MSNHDWSFQTKLLHNEAKVDRGTGAVSVPIHHSSTFHQFHVDEFGKYDYARSGNPTREALEQAIAELEGGTRGLAFSSGMAAISTAFLLLSQGDHVLVTEDVYGGTFRILTDVLTRFGIEHTFVDMTDLHQVASEIRPNTKVIYMETPSNPLLKVTDIKGIVNLAKANQCLTFLDNTFLTPELQRPLELGVDVVLHSATKFLAGHSDVLAGLAVVKDEELGQRLYKLQNAFGAVLGVQDAWLVLRGLKTLHVRLKESQESATKIANYLAEHPKVEAVYYPGLSYHPGHETHHYQADGPGAVLSFKLANYEAVRLLVENVKLPVFAVSLGAVESILSYPAKMSHAAMPAEEREKRGITDGLLRLSVGLENVDDLIRDFEAALEKVPE, translated from the coding sequence TTGAGCAATCATGATTGGTCCTTCCAAACAAAATTACTTCACAATGAAGCAAAGGTGGATCGCGGAACAGGTGCGGTAAGTGTTCCGATCCATCACTCTTCCACCTTTCATCAATTTCATGTTGATGAATTTGGAAAATATGATTATGCACGGTCAGGAAATCCAACTCGTGAAGCCTTAGAGCAAGCCATTGCAGAATTAGAGGGTGGAACAAGAGGGTTGGCCTTTTCATCAGGAATGGCAGCCATTTCAACCGCGTTTTTATTATTATCTCAAGGAGATCACGTACTCGTTACAGAAGATGTGTACGGCGGAACCTTCCGGATTTTAACCGATGTGTTGACTCGATTTGGCATAGAGCACACCTTTGTGGATATGACAGATCTTCACCAGGTGGCATCTGAAATTCGTCCAAATACAAAAGTAATTTACATGGAAACACCATCAAATCCGTTATTGAAAGTGACAGATATTAAAGGAATCGTTAACTTAGCGAAGGCTAATCAATGTCTAACCTTTCTCGATAATACGTTTTTAACACCTGAGCTTCAGCGACCTCTAGAATTAGGTGTAGATGTAGTGTTGCATAGTGCAACGAAATTTCTCGCAGGACATAGTGACGTATTAGCTGGGCTTGCTGTTGTAAAGGATGAGGAGCTTGGTCAACGTTTATATAAATTACAAAATGCATTCGGAGCTGTTCTTGGTGTGCAGGACGCGTGGCTTGTGTTAAGAGGACTAAAAACATTGCACGTCCGTCTTAAAGAGTCACAGGAATCTGCTACGAAAATCGCAAACTATTTAGCTGAGCATCCAAAGGTAGAAGCTGTCTACTATCCAGGATTAAGCTACCATCCAGGTCATGAGACACATCATTATCAAGCAGACGGTCCGGGAGCGGTTCTTTCCTTTAAGCTAGCAAATTATGAAGCTGTTCGATTATTAGTGGAAAATGTAAAGCTACCTGTTTTTGCCGTTAGCTTAGGAGCTGTGGAGTCAATCCTTTCCTATCCTGCGAAAATGTCACATGCTGCGATGCCTGCTGAGGAAAGAGAGAAGCGTGGAATCACAGATGGGTTATTGCGATTGAGTGTTGGACTTGAAAATGTGGATGATTTGATAAGAGATTTTGAAGCCGCGCTAGAGAAGGTACCTGAATAA
- a CDS encoding BhlA/UviB family holin-like peptide, whose protein sequence is MDITTVPIDQLVSNGIFACLFIWLLVNQQKDSREREQRLTAQINKQNEAQEKIVQSLERLEMQITNLKEEVK, encoded by the coding sequence GTGGATATTACTACTGTTCCAATAGATCAATTAGTATCGAATGGAATATTTGCTTGTTTGTTTATTTGGCTTTTAGTTAATCAACAAAAAGATAGTAGAGAACGTGAACAAAGATTAACTGCACAAATTAATAAACAAAATGAAGCACAAGAAAAAATTGTCCAATCGCTTGAAAGGTTGGAAATGCAAATTACAAATTTAAAAGAAGAGGTTAAGTAA
- a CDS encoding tyrosine-type recombinase/integrase — MLIKFALQDFLEDREFKNVSQSTLESYKVILKQFEDFCTTNELLNVEDITVNTIKKYLIYCQKKGNNATTTNSKLQRIRAFLNYMIECEVIEKNPAKKIQKAREDIKIDVFTDYHIKQMLNYYRRLKNREHAFHSYRDYTIIVTLLGTGVRLSEMCALKWSDIDFTQQTMSLFGKNRKRETIPVTEKCMKELSAYKVFCEQHFKGNLNEYIFTNQKNEQITPNAVKNVFKRLSKIMNFRDVRLSSHTFRHTFCQKCIQAGMSTFAIQKLMRHSNISVTEKYAAMWGNDLKEQNDRYNPLNNLEV, encoded by the coding sequence TTGTTAATTAAATTTGCCCTACAAGATTTTTTAGAGGACAGAGAATTTAAAAATGTTTCCCAATCAACCCTTGAAAGTTACAAGGTAATCTTGAAACAATTTGAAGATTTCTGTACTACTAACGAGTTACTTAATGTTGAAGATATTACCGTTAATACTATCAAGAAATATCTAATTTATTGCCAAAAGAAAGGTAACAACGCAACAACAACTAACTCAAAGTTACAGCGTATTAGAGCATTCTTAAACTATATGATTGAATGTGAAGTTATCGAAAAGAACCCTGCTAAGAAAATTCAAAAGGCTAGAGAAGATATTAAAATTGATGTTTTTACAGATTATCACATTAAACAAATGTTGAATTATTACAGAAGGTTAAAAAATAGAGAACATGCCTTTCATTCTTATAGAGATTACACAATTATCGTTACCTTATTAGGCACTGGTGTACGCTTATCTGAAATGTGTGCATTGAAATGGAGTGATATTGATTTCACTCAACAAACTATGTCACTTTTCGGTAAGAACAGAAAGCGTGAAACTATTCCAGTTACAGAAAAATGTATGAAAGAACTGTCAGCGTATAAAGTCTTTTGTGAACAACATTTCAAAGGAAATTTAAATGAATACATCTTTACTAACCAAAAGAACGAACAAATAACACCTAATGCAGTAAAGAATGTGTTCAAACGATTAAGTAAAATTATGAATTTTCGTGATGTTAGACTATCAAGTCATACTTTTAGACATACGTTTTGTCAGAAATGTATCCAAGCAGGAATGAGTACATTTGCAATTCAAAAATTAATGAGACACTCAAATATATCAGTTACAGAGAAATACGCAGCCATGTGGGGAAATGACCTCAAAGAACAAAATGACAGATACAATCCATTAAATAACTTAGAGGTGTAG